One Cryptosporangium phraense genomic window carries:
- a CDS encoding ATP/GTP-binding protein, which yields MAALVAVVVFSTLGGVAAAEPPPSGGATCPPGQDCEVRAERPAPAPPAPAPGNNPAPGPTEPPLLQCNIAALCPVEQAPPQQAETAQDVALREFAKIPIKGPQIGIVPGPEAGKAGLVGLPVWLWTAVTPQTWGPFTATATVPGLTVTATATAVKITWNMGDGHQVTCTNPGTPYQASYGNAASPDCGYRYTRSSRSQPGGRYTVTGTTNWVVNWAGGGQTGTIPQTRQTTTTIQIDELQVVTQ from the coding sequence TTGGCTGCACTGGTCGCCGTCGTGGTGTTCTCCACGCTCGGCGGAGTGGCCGCGGCCGAGCCGCCTCCGTCCGGCGGGGCGACGTGTCCGCCCGGGCAAGACTGCGAGGTCCGGGCCGAGCGGCCGGCTCCGGCGCCTCCGGCGCCCGCGCCGGGCAACAACCCGGCGCCCGGGCCCACCGAACCGCCTCTGCTGCAGTGCAACATCGCTGCGCTCTGCCCGGTGGAGCAGGCGCCGCCGCAGCAGGCCGAGACCGCGCAGGACGTGGCGCTCCGGGAGTTCGCGAAGATCCCGATCAAGGGGCCGCAGATCGGCATCGTGCCCGGTCCCGAGGCCGGTAAGGCCGGGCTGGTCGGGTTGCCGGTCTGGCTCTGGACCGCGGTCACGCCCCAGACCTGGGGGCCGTTCACGGCGACCGCCACCGTGCCCGGCCTCACCGTCACCGCGACCGCCACGGCCGTGAAGATCACCTGGAACATGGGCGACGGACACCAGGTGACCTGCACCAACCCCGGTACGCCCTACCAGGCCTCGTACGGCAACGCGGCCTCACCGGACTGCGGCTACCGGTACACGAGGTCCAGTCGTAGCCAGCCCGGCGGGCGCTACACGGTCACCGGCACGACCAACTGGGTCGTCAACTGGGCCGGCGGCGGCCAGACCGGCACGATCCCGCAGACCCGGCAGACCACGACCACGATCCAGATCGACGAACTCCAGGTGGTGACGCAGTGA